A genomic segment from uncultured Marinifilum sp. encodes:
- a CDS encoding PAS domain S-box protein codes for MSMNDSNKISDLLSEIEDLKSEIFQLKNDKAGQDKFSYVFKTAKMVQLDWDLKHNNIVWSENAEEVMGLESGELGNTKESFIKCIHPDDAKVFTNYLYDNIRKQSNQCHSEFRLCGRNGKIIWINGNGKISYDKNGNAIKLLGLLLDISKHKKTEEDLKEQKEFLSLLLNHMPNQIFWKDKNLTYQGCNNKFADSIGLENPELIVGLNDYNFKRNHKHNKAYISQDKIVLKTRQALLNYTEQYHTPSNEERWLNTSKIPIFKNNELYGILGIATDITKQKQIEEEQNINNIRYESMFNNSPIPLWEEDFIELYKYIESIKNKGISDFRTYLNENPDALQECSLKVKITDVNLATLRLHKAKSKEELLGNLDKIFTPRSFEVFKEEVIAIAEGQEEFETNAEIKTLDGKPRKILLKLFIDRKHSDSARAILATIDITEKIAAENALKESETKFRSSFEASDVGMVIVSPNGNVKSANNAACKIFETDKKTLTSISFLDITHPEELEKSKSLYKEAQILKKPFNIEKKYITGKGNLKWGLTTVSPILNDEGIFIYSIAHIQDITTRKKAEEEVIKSRNEYEALAEEYKTQNDELISAIEIAEKSDKLKSEFLQNLSHEIRTPMNAILGFANFLDLDSISTAKRKQYTNIIKNSGNQLLRVIDDILEISALETNHVQITKSKFNLNNLLTELFTIFQSQAKNQNLALYLNKGLSDHECTILSDESKLRKIMINLIENALKYTYEGYVEIGYQSIENSLILYVRDSGIGISKSRQEHIFERFSQAQDELSKKSGGLGLGLSIVKENVKLLGGSIELSSKIKEGSNFAINIPNCICSTISPSQNLEANKKYEVLIAEDEEINFLYLESLMEQIAPSCRITHAKDGLEALEMCIDNNYDLVFMDIKMPKMNGYEATTEIKKRKPELNIVAQTAYSTQEDQMKAKLAGCNDFMSKPISLKKIQKVLDEFLV; via the coding sequence ATGTCTATGAATGATTCCAATAAAATATCTGATCTATTATCGGAAATTGAAGACCTAAAATCTGAAATTTTTCAGTTAAAAAATGATAAAGCCGGACAAGATAAATTCAGCTATGTGTTTAAAACTGCAAAAATGGTTCAGTTAGACTGGGATTTAAAACATAATAATATTGTTTGGTCCGAAAATGCAGAGGAAGTAATGGGACTGGAATCTGGAGAATTAGGAAATACAAAGGAAAGCTTTATTAAATGTATTCATCCTGACGATGCTAAGGTTTTTACAAATTACTTATATGATAATATTCGTAAACAATCAAATCAGTGCCACTCTGAATTCAGATTATGCGGAAGAAATGGAAAGATTATTTGGATTAATGGAAATGGGAAAATCAGCTATGATAAAAATGGTAATGCTATAAAACTTCTTGGTTTATTATTAGACATTAGCAAACATAAAAAAACAGAAGAAGATCTTAAGGAACAAAAAGAATTTTTATCTCTGCTTCTTAATCACATGCCAAATCAAATTTTTTGGAAAGATAAAAATTTAACTTATCAGGGATGCAATAACAAATTTGCCGATTCTATTGGCTTAGAAAATCCAGAATTAATAGTAGGTCTTAACGACTATAATTTTAAGAGAAATCACAAACACAACAAAGCCTATATATCACAAGATAAGATTGTTTTAAAAACCAGACAAGCACTATTAAATTATACAGAACAATACCATACTCCAAGCAATGAAGAAAGATGGCTTAACACAAGTAAAATTCCAATATTTAAAAACAATGAACTATATGGCATATTAGGTATTGCAACCGATATTACCAAACAAAAACAAATAGAAGAAGAACAAAACATTAATAACATTCGATACGAATCGATGTTTAATAACTCTCCAATACCATTATGGGAAGAAGATTTTATAGAACTATATAAGTATATCGAATCGATTAAAAATAAAGGGATAAGCGATTTTAGAACCTATTTAAATGAAAATCCTGATGCCTTACAAGAATGCTCCTTAAAGGTAAAAATTACTGATGTTAATCTGGCTACTCTTCGCTTGCATAAAGCTAAATCCAAAGAAGAATTATTAGGAAATTTAGATAAGATATTTACTCCAAGATCTTTTGAAGTATTTAAAGAAGAAGTTATAGCCATAGCAGAAGGTCAAGAAGAATTTGAAACCAATGCCGAAATTAAAACTCTGGATGGAAAACCCCGAAAAATTTTACTTAAATTATTTATAGATAGGAAACATTCTGATTCGGCAAGAGCAATTCTAGCAACCATAGATATTACCGAGAAAATAGCTGCCGAAAATGCTTTAAAAGAAAGCGAAACTAAATTCAGATCTTCTTTCGAGGCTTCTGATGTAGGAATGGTAATTGTTAGCCCTAATGGTAATGTAAAATCTGCAAACAATGCTGCATGCAAAATATTTGAGACAGATAAAAAAACTCTTACTTCTATTAGTTTTTTAGACATAACACATCCCGAAGAGCTTGAAAAAAGTAAATCTCTTTATAAAGAAGCTCAAATATTAAAAAAACCATTTAACATCGAAAAAAAATATATTACCGGTAAAGGTAATTTAAAATGGGGCTTAACCACAGTAAGTCCTATTTTAAACGATGAAGGTATTTTTATATATTCTATTGCCCACATACAGGATATTACAACACGTAAAAAAGCCGAAGAGGAAGTTATTAAAAGCCGAAATGAATACGAGGCTTTGGCTGAAGAGTATAAAACACAAAATGACGAACTAATATCAGCAATAGAAATAGCAGAAAAAAGTGATAAGTTAAAATCTGAATTTTTGCAAAACTTATCTCACGAAATTAGAACTCCTATGAATGCTATCTTAGGATTTGCTAACTTTCTTGATTTAGACTCAATTTCCACAGCTAAGCGCAAACAATACACAAACATAATTAAGAACAGTGGCAATCAACTTCTTCGTGTTATTGATGATATTTTAGAAATATCTGCACTGGAAACCAATCATGTACAAATAACAAAATCAAAATTTAACTTAAATAATTTACTCACCGAATTATTCACTATTTTCCAATCTCAGGCAAAAAATCAAAATTTAGCTTTATACCTAAACAAAGGCCTTAGCGACCATGAATGTACCATATTATCAGACGAAAGCAAGCTAAGGAAAATTATGATTAACCTAATTGAAAATGCTTTAAAATATACATACGAAGGTTATGTTGAAATTGGTTATCAAAGCATAGAAAACAGTCTTATTTTATATGTTAGAGACTCGGGAATTGGTATTTCGAAAAGCAGACAAGAACATATTTTCGAGCGGTTTTCGCAGGCTCAGGATGAATTAAGCAAAAAATCAGGAGGTTTAGGTCTTGGTTTATCTATTGTTAAAGAAAATGTTAAACTACTTGGCGGATCAATCGAGCTATCCTCAAAAATCAAAGAAGGAAGTAATTTTGCAATAAACATTCCGAATTGTATCTGTTCTACGATTTCTCCATCTCAAAATCTGGAAGCAAATAAAAAATACGAAGTACTTATTGCCGAAGATGAAGAGATTAACTTCTTATATTTAGAATCACTAATGGAACAAATAGCTCCATCGTGCAGAATTACTCATGCAAAAGATGGGCTCGAAGCTCTCGAAATGTGTATAGATAATAATTACGATTTGGTTTTTATGGATATAAAAATGCCAAAAATGAATGGCTACGAAGCAACAACAGAGATAAAAAAACGCAAGCCAGAATTAAATATTGTAGCCCAAACCGCCTATTCAACGCAAGAGGATCAAATGAAAGCTAAGCTAGCTGGATGTAATGATTTTATGTCGAAACCAATAAGTCTTAAAAAAATTCAAAAGGTACTGGATGAATTTCTAGTCTAG
- a CDS encoding L-serine ammonia-lyase, whose translation MAYIAFLKFATAIQQIQLIEMESIKELYRIGCGPSSSHTMGPRKAAEEFLLRNSDADKFEVTLFGSLAATGKGHLTGVAIEEVFKNRDLELIWEPKTFLKRHPNAMKLKSFSSSGDIIEEWIAYSVGGGAIVDDNTEMASNNIYDLSTMDAILNWCKANDKQLWEYVELMEGEGIWDFLEEVWSAMKNAIKCGMNREGELPGGLKLPRKSHLYNLKAMTYSGPMRKRSMLYSYALAVSEENAAGGTIVTAPTCGACGVLPAILYYHKKFYKFKKKDILKALATAGLIGNLVKFNASISGAEVGCQGEVGVACAMASGAATQLHGGTIYQVEYSAEMGLEHHLGLTCDPVLGLVQIPCIERNVFAAARALNHNTYALLSDGRHRISFDQVTETMMKTGLDLSCSYKETSLGGLASLKGFTFH comes from the coding sequence ATGGCTTACATAGCTTTTCTTAAATTTGCCACAGCAATACAACAAATACAATTAATTGAAATGGAATCAATAAAAGAACTATATAGAATCGGATGTGGTCCTTCAAGTAGTCATACTATGGGGCCTCGAAAGGCAGCAGAAGAATTTCTTTTGAGAAATAGTGATGCTGATAAGTTTGAGGTAACTCTTTTTGGGAGTTTGGCAGCGACAGGTAAAGGACATTTAACAGGAGTGGCCATTGAAGAGGTATTTAAAAATAGAGATTTAGAATTGATATGGGAACCTAAAACTTTTTTAAAGAGGCATCCTAATGCAATGAAATTAAAATCTTTTTCAAGTTCTGGTGATATTATAGAAGAATGGATAGCGTATAGTGTTGGTGGCGGTGCTATTGTTGACGATAACACAGAAATGGCCTCGAATAATATTTACGATTTAAGCACTATGGATGCTATTTTAAATTGGTGTAAAGCAAATGATAAGCAGTTATGGGAGTATGTTGAGTTAATGGAAGGTGAGGGGATATGGGATTTTTTGGAAGAAGTGTGGTCTGCCATGAAAAACGCCATAAAGTGCGGAATGAATAGAGAAGGAGAATTGCCCGGAGGTCTAAAGTTACCACGAAAATCGCATTTGTATAATTTAAAAGCGATGACTTATAGCGGACCAATGCGAAAACGATCCATGTTATATTCTTATGCACTTGCTGTATCAGAAGAAAATGCTGCTGGAGGAACTATTGTAACAGCTCCCACATGCGGTGCCTGTGGTGTTTTGCCAGCCATCCTATATTATCACAAGAAATTTTATAAATTTAAAAAGAAAGATATTTTAAAAGCTTTAGCTACAGCAGGATTAATTGGGAATTTGGTAAAATTTAATGCTTCCATTTCAGGTGCTGAGGTAGGATGTCAGGGAGAAGTTGGTGTTGCTTGCGCAATGGCTTCGGGAGCAGCGACACAGCTTCATGGAGGTACAATTTATCAAGTTGAATATTCTGCAGAAATGGGATTGGAACATCATTTGGGATTGACTTGCGATCCGGTTTTAGGATTGGTTCAAATTCCTTGTATCGAACGAAATGTTTTTGCAGCCGCAAGAGCTTTAAATCATAATACTTATGCATTATTATCCGATGGGCGACATCGAATTAGTTTTGATCAGGTAACTGAAACCATGATGAAAACAGGTTTAGATTTATCTTGTTCCTATAAAGAAACTTCATTGGGTGGTTTGGCCTCTTTAAAAGGTTTTACTTTTCATTAA
- a CDS encoding LacI family DNA-binding transcriptional regulator: MSKRITIKEIAKKANVSIGTVDRVIHNRTGVSELTKEKIRKIMKEGNYSSNLIARQLKLNKTYNIAILLPKINDYWNNIKSGIDDGCLEYESLGFKSSYFFFDNTKLNSLESAIKEAYKINPEGIILAPTILDRSPKIIETLIEKNIPFVFVDSNINSPQKLSFIGQDAFQSGKLAASLLVGNNSDSYEICIVTFNRKDLLDKTNSERILGFKEYFKNLQTIIHDINITELEEVKDKIIAQNKNIHIFVPNSKSDQLPKSIFNLNKQNKLKLVGYDLTDTNIKLLQSGEIDYLIYQKPKLQGYLSIQCLYKHLILNMTIPKNQFISLDIITKENIMYCQ; this comes from the coding sequence ATGAGTAAACGAATTACAATTAAAGAGATTGCCAAAAAGGCAAATGTATCCATAGGAACAGTAGATAGAGTAATCCACAACAGAACCGGAGTATCTGAATTAACAAAAGAAAAAATTCGGAAAATTATGAAAGAAGGCAATTATTCTTCTAATTTAATTGCCCGACAACTAAAGCTAAACAAGACTTATAATATTGCCATATTACTACCAAAAATAAACGACTATTGGAACAATATTAAATCAGGAATTGATGATGGCTGTTTAGAATATGAATCTTTGGGATTTAAATCTTCCTATTTTTTCTTTGATAATACAAAGCTTAATTCTCTAGAGTCTGCAATAAAAGAAGCCTATAAAATAAATCCTGAAGGAATAATTTTAGCTCCCACTATTTTGGATCGCTCGCCAAAAATAATTGAAACCTTAATCGAAAAAAATATACCGTTTGTTTTTGTTGATTCGAACATAAATTCTCCCCAAAAACTCTCTTTTATAGGTCAGGATGCATTCCAAAGTGGTAAACTTGCAGCTAGTCTTCTTGTGGGTAATAATTCTGATTCTTACGAAATTTGCATCGTTACTTTTAACCGAAAAGATTTGCTTGACAAAACTAATTCTGAACGTATTTTAGGTTTTAAAGAATATTTTAAAAATCTACAAACAATTATCCATGATATTAATATTACTGAATTAGAAGAGGTAAAAGATAAGATTATCGCACAAAATAAAAACATTCATATTTTTGTACCAAATTCTAAATCAGATCAACTTCCCAAATCCATTTTTAATTTAAACAAACAAAATAAATTAAAATTAGTAGGTTACGATTTAACAGATACAAATATAAAACTACTGCAATCTGGAGAAATAGATTATTTAATCTATCAAAAACCAAAACTACAAGGTTATTTAAGTATTCAATGCTTATACAAGCATTTAATTTTAAATATGACAATCCCCAAAAACCAGTTTATTTCTTTAGATATTATCACCAAAGAAAATATTATGTATTGTCAATAA
- a CDS encoding tagaturonate reductase — protein sequence MQLNRTTVPNTKIYPERILQFGEGNFLRAFVEWMINKMNKEADFNTGVVIAQPIANGLADLLNSQDGLYHVQLKGMKDGQPIKQNELIDCVTRAINPYTEYDKYLEVIDNPELRFVVSNTTEAGISWDESDQLDQSPQNSFPGKMTSLLYRRFKTFNGDTAKGLIIICCELIDRNADFLQKYVKQHANNWNLEPEFLAWLDESCAFCNTLVDRIVPGFPKDDIAEVHKELGYEDQLVTVGEYFHLWVIEAPQWVKNEFPADKAGLEVKFVEDMTDFREQKVRVLNGAHTGSFAVALLYGVETVRETIEHDVLGKFMNNMISKEVLKTINGEEEYLNKFAKKILERFYNPYVRHEWKSIALNSMSKWKTRNLCSLIDYAKIKNEVPSHLSFSLAALIAYYRGEYQGEEIKLQDDQIHIDFMKKAWDGFELSEENTKNVVKTVLAYSNLWESDLNQIDNLTDTVSKQLYAILNNGIKEAIKTLS from the coding sequence ATGCAACTAAACAGAACAACAGTACCTAATACTAAGATTTACCCAGAAAGAATTTTACAATTTGGTGAAGGAAACTTTCTTCGTGCATTTGTTGAATGGATGATCAACAAAATGAATAAAGAAGCCGATTTTAATACCGGTGTAGTAATTGCTCAACCTATTGCCAATGGGTTGGCCGATCTTTTAAATTCTCAGGATGGTTTATATCACGTGCAGTTAAAAGGAATGAAAGACGGACAACCTATTAAACAAAATGAATTGATAGATTGCGTTACTCGTGCAATTAATCCTTACACTGAGTATGATAAATACCTAGAGGTAATCGACAATCCAGAATTACGTTTTGTGGTTTCCAACACAACCGAAGCTGGTATAAGTTGGGATGAAAGTGATCAATTAGATCAATCTCCTCAAAACTCTTTTCCTGGAAAAATGACATCATTATTATATCGTCGTTTCAAAACATTTAATGGCGATACTGCCAAGGGATTAATTATTATTTGCTGTGAGCTAATTGATAGAAATGCAGATTTCCTACAAAAATATGTAAAGCAACATGCCAACAATTGGAATCTTGAACCAGAATTTTTAGCTTGGTTAGATGAATCTTGTGCTTTCTGCAATACATTAGTTGACAGAATTGTTCCTGGTTTTCCAAAAGATGACATTGCTGAAGTTCACAAAGAATTAGGTTATGAAGATCAGTTGGTAACCGTTGGAGAATATTTTCACCTATGGGTAATTGAAGCTCCTCAGTGGGTGAAAAATGAATTTCCTGCCGATAAAGCTGGTCTTGAAGTAAAATTCGTTGAAGATATGACCGACTTTAGAGAACAAAAAGTACGGGTATTAAACGGAGCACACACAGGAAGTTTTGCTGTTGCCTTACTATATGGCGTAGAAACTGTTCGTGAAACTATTGAACACGATGTGTTGGGTAAATTCATGAATAATATGATTTCAAAAGAAGTATTAAAAACCATTAATGGCGAAGAAGAATACCTAAACAAATTTGCCAAGAAAATTCTTGAACGCTTTTATAATCCATACGTTCGTCATGAGTGGAAAAGTATTGCTCTAAATTCAATGTCGAAATGGAAAACAAGAAACCTTTGTTCTTTAATTGACTATGCAAAAATTAAAAACGAAGTACCTTCTCACCTTTCCTTCTCTTTGGCAGCTCTAATTGCATATTACCGCGGTGAATATCAAGGAGAAGAAATCAAATTACAAGATGATCAGATTCATATCGATTTCATGAAAAAAGCTTGGGATGGTTTCGAATTAAGCGAAGAAAACACTAAAAATGTTGTAAAAACAGTACTAGCTTATTCAAATCTTTGGGAATCGGACTTAAACCAAATTGATAATTTAACAGATACCGTTAGCAAACAATTGTATGCTATTCTTAATAACGGAATTAAAGAAGCAATTAAAACACTTTCGTAA
- a CDS encoding altronate dehydratase family protein has product MEKYFKIHGDDNVVVAILAISKGESITIDGQTISLANDIQAGHKIAIKNIMSGEDVIKYGNPIGYALSDIKIGDHVHVQNVKTKLSDCMEYEYHPKIKELEIAASNKTFKGYKRKNGEAGIRNELWVIPTVGCVNGQANSIVKLFKKQNNLDIDNIHVFGHNYGCSQLGDDHKNTRTVLGNMIKHPNAGGVLVLGLGCENNQINQLKESLGEFDESRVRFLNSQDVEDEIEEGIKLVDELYTQMQSDIRVDCPIADLKIGLKCGGSDGFSGITANPLLGVFSDLLIANGGSTVLTEVPEMFGAEHILMERAENREVFDKTVALINDFKEYFIKHNQPIYENPSPGNKAGGITTLEDKSLGCTQKGGSAKIVDVLKYGEVIQKNGLNLLSSPGNDLVAASALGFSGCQMVLFTTGRGTPFGSFIPTMKVSTNSNLAKKKPHWIDFNAGTLLEDGDIDALAEKFLNYIIEVASGKELNHEKTGFREIAIFKTGVTL; this is encoded by the coding sequence ATGGAAAAGTATTTTAAAATACACGGAGATGACAACGTTGTTGTTGCCATTTTGGCTATCAGCAAAGGAGAATCCATTACTATCGATGGGCAAACTATAAGTCTTGCCAACGATATTCAGGCAGGTCATAAAATTGCTATTAAAAATATTATGTCTGGAGAGGATGTAATAAAATATGGCAATCCTATCGGTTATGCTTTATCGGATATTAAAATTGGTGATCATGTACATGTTCAAAATGTGAAAACCAAATTATCAGATTGTATGGAGTATGAATATCATCCAAAAATTAAAGAGTTAGAAATAGCTGCTTCCAATAAAACTTTTAAAGGATACAAAAGGAAAAATGGTGAAGCAGGTATTCGTAACGAATTATGGGTTATTCCAACCGTTGGATGTGTTAATGGACAAGCAAATTCTATTGTTAAGCTGTTTAAAAAGCAAAACAATTTAGATATTGATAACATACATGTATTTGGCCACAATTACGGATGTTCACAATTAGGCGACGATCACAAGAACACCAGAACTGTTCTGGGAAACATGATAAAACACCCAAATGCAGGTGGTGTTTTGGTTCTTGGTTTGGGATGCGAAAACAACCAAATTAACCAGCTTAAAGAATCTCTTGGCGAATTTGATGAAAGCCGAGTGCGTTTCCTAAATAGTCAGGATGTTGAAGACGAAATTGAAGAAGGAATTAAACTTGTTGACGAACTTTATACCCAAATGCAGTCTGACATAAGAGTTGATTGCCCTATTGCAGATTTAAAAATTGGCTTAAAGTGTGGTGGCTCTGATGGATTTAGTGGTATTACTGCCAATCCTCTTTTAGGAGTATTCTCGGATCTGTTAATTGCAAATGGAGGAAGCACTGTACTTACCGAAGTACCCGAAATGTTTGGCGCTGAGCATATCTTAATGGAAAGAGCCGAAAATAGAGAGGTATTCGATAAAACAGTCGCATTAATCAACGATTTTAAGGAATATTTTATTAAGCACAATCAACCAATTTATGAGAATCCATCACCAGGTAATAAAGCTGGTGGAATTACAACACTGGAAGATAAATCGCTTGGATGTACTCAAAAAGGAGGATCTGCAAAAATTGTGGATGTACTAAAATATGGTGAAGTTATTCAGAAAAATGGATTAAACTTATTATCATCGCCAGGTAACGATTTGGTTGCCGCTTCGGCTTTAGGTTTCTCTGGTTGCCAAATGGTACTATTTACAACAGGTAGAGGAACCCCATTTGGAAGTTTTATTCCTACTATGAAGGTATCTACCAATAGTAATTTAGCAAAGAAAAAACCGCACTGGATCGATTTTAACGCAGGCACATTACTTGAAGATGGAGATATTGATGCTTTAGCCGAAAAGTTCTTAAATTACATAATTGAAGTAGCAAGCGGCAAAGAATTAAATCATGAAAAAACCGGATTTAGAGAAATCGCAATTTTTAAAACGGGAGTAACCTTATAA
- the floA gene encoding flotillin-like protein FloA (flotillin-like protein involved in membrane lipid rafts), whose product MEGIGTIVLIFAAVGVGIYILFFFIPVALWFSALLSGVRISLIQLVFMRWRKVPPNVIVSALIEGTKAGLVLNRDDLEAHYLAGGHVAQVTHALVSASKANIELPFQMATAIDLAGRDVYEAVQMSVIPKVINTPPVTAVSKDGIQLIAKARVTVRANIRQLVGGAGEETVLARVGEGIVSSIGSNESHKAVLENPDYISRVVLEKGLDAGTAFEILSIDIADIDIGKNIGAVLQTDQAEADLKIAQAKAEERRAMAVASEQENKALAQEMRAKVIEAEAEVPRAMAEAFRNGQLGIMDYYRMKNIEADTSMRENIANPKDKGKKK is encoded by the coding sequence ATGGAAGGAATTGGTACAATAGTTCTAATTTTTGCTGCTGTTGGAGTGGGAATTTATATTCTCTTCTTCTTTATTCCAGTTGCATTGTGGTTCTCGGCTCTCTTATCGGGAGTAAGAATTTCGCTAATACAACTTGTATTTATGCGTTGGCGTAAAGTTCCGCCAAATGTAATTGTAAGTGCATTAATAGAAGGTACAAAAGCAGGATTGGTATTAAATCGCGATGATTTGGAAGCTCACTATCTGGCTGGAGGCCATGTAGCCCAGGTAACTCACGCTTTGGTTTCAGCATCTAAAGCTAATATAGAATTGCCATTTCAAATGGCAACAGCAATTGATTTGGCCGGTCGTGATGTGTACGAAGCAGTTCAGATGAGTGTTATTCCAAAGGTAATTAATACGCCTCCTGTGACAGCTGTTTCTAAAGATGGTATTCAGTTAATTGCTAAGGCCAGAGTAACGGTTCGTGCTAATATTCGTCAGTTAGTAGGTGGAGCCGGAGAAGAAACGGTTCTTGCTCGTGTTGGAGAAGGTATTGTTTCGTCTATTGGATCTAACGAATCGCATAAGGCAGTTTTAGAAAATCCTGATTATATTTCTCGAGTAGTTTTGGAAAAAGGACTAGATGCTGGTACTGCTTTCGAAATTCTTTCAATTGATATTGCTGATATTGATATAGGAAAAAATATTGGTGCTGTTCTTCAAACCGATCAGGCTGAGGCAGATTTAAAGATAGCTCAGGCAAAGGCTGAAGAAAGAAGAGCAATGGCTGTGGCATCCGAACAGGAAAATAAAGCATTGGCTCAGGAAATGCGTGCCAAGGTTATTGAAGCCGAAGCCGAAGTTCCAAGAGCAATGGCTGAAGCTTTTAGAAATGGACAGCTGGGAATAATGGATTATTACCGCATGAAAAATATCGAAGCAGATACAAGCATGCGTGAAAATATTGCAAATCCAAAAGATAAAGGAAAGAAAAAGTAA
- a CDS encoding NfeD family protein, translated as MTALIIVLLIVLGVLLLLLEFLVIPGITLAALGGVLMITGGIYLSYDHYGNTIGHLTVLATIIFCALSLILALKSNTWNKIMLKTELDSKVEKLESEKVNVGDKGICVSRLAPMGKIKLNKKIVEAKSTGVYIDEKTRVEVVGILDKIVIVKPI; from the coding sequence ATGACTGCCTTAATTATTGTTTTGCTTATTGTATTGGGAGTGCTACTATTACTTCTTGAATTTTTAGTGATTCCAGGAATTACTTTGGCTGCTTTGGGGGGTGTTTTAATGATTACAGGAGGAATTTATCTTTCTTACGATCATTATGGAAATACAATTGGACATCTTACAGTTTTAGCAACAATTATTTTTTGCGCTTTATCCTTAATCCTAGCTCTAAAATCGAATACCTGGAATAAAATAATGCTTAAAACCGAATTAGATTCGAAAGTTGAGAAATTGGAATCGGAAAAAGTTAATGTGGGAGATAAAGGTATTTGTGTATCTCGCTTAGCACCTATGGGTAAGATAAAATTGAATAAAAAAATAGTGGAAGCAAAATCTACAGGAGTTTATATTGATGAGAAAACGAGAGTAGAAGTTGTTGGCATTTTAGATAAAATAGTAATTGTAAAACCTATATAA
- a CDS encoding ATP-dependent Clp protease adaptor ClpS → MCNCDKKYSNKESDILSNRLNRNTLLLHNDDFHTFDFVVDALVEVCDHDAGQAEQCAYITHYKGKCDVKKGRMSIIRPMRDRLVEMGLKVTIV, encoded by the coding sequence ATGTGTAATTGCGATAAGAAATATTCAAATAAAGAGAGCGATATTTTAAGTAACAGACTAAATCGCAATACACTTTTATTACACAATGATGATTTTCATACTTTCGATTTTGTTGTAGATGCTTTAGTAGAGGTTTGTGATCATGATGCAGGACAGGCCGAACAATGTGCCTATATTACACACTACAAAGGAAAGTGTGATGTGAAAAAAGGGAGAATGAGTATAATAAGGCCAATGAGAGATCGCTTAGTAGAAATGGGCCTGAAAGTTACTATTGTATAA